Proteins encoded in a region of the Candidatus Delongbacteria bacterium genome:
- a CDS encoding squalene/phytoene synthase family protein yields MNKFDKFSTKEHFKERELWLEKVSRTFTLSIKILPKDLRDIVGLSYIICRLLDTIEDAPDMTVSLKKEALSLFQEIIEHPESVYKYEEYFSRIAEKYTMKEYERIIMKNCVHIFIHYNSYSDRVKSIIKPQVVEMAEGMKKYSFGEDKPGFYLTNFEELEEYTYYVAGTVGRLLSGLFLDKINSSNVREIFSKNDIEFGKALQYVNIIKDANTDILEGRCFIPNEAVKKVIPEELFRTKNKDITAEYLKEMIYRAEKYIENSINYISSIPVRCWRIRLFCIWPVIFANKTLKLLKNEFDRLISSNDVIKINRKEVKRLIYISTPAAFSNFYLKIIMK; encoded by the coding sequence ATGAATAAATTTGATAAATTTTCGACAAAAGAACATTTTAAAGAAAGAGAATTATGGCTTGAAAAAGTTTCAAGAACATTTACCTTATCAATTAAGATACTTCCAAAGGACTTAAGAGATATTGTGGGTTTATCATATATCATTTGCAGACTTTTAGACACTATAGAAGACGCACCAGACATGACTGTTTCCTTAAAAAAAGAAGCTCTTAGTCTATTTCAGGAAATAATTGAACATCCTGAATCTGTTTATAAATACGAAGAATATTTTTCTCGAATTGCTGAAAAATATACTATGAAAGAATATGAAAGAATAATAATGAAAAATTGTGTTCACATTTTTATCCATTATAATTCATATTCAGATAGAGTAAAAAGTATTATTAAACCACAAGTTGTTGAAATGGCTGAAGGAATGAAAAAGTATTCTTTTGGAGAAGACAAACCCGGTTTTTATCTTACTAATTTTGAAGAACTTGAGGAGTATACATATTATGTTGCGGGAACAGTTGGAAGATTGCTTTCAGGTTTATTTTTGGACAAAATAAACTCTTCAAATGTAAGAGAAATATTTTCTAAGAATGATATAGAGTTTGGTAAAGCTTTACAATACGTTAATATCATTAAAGACGCAAATACAGATATCCTTGAGGGAAGATGTTTTATTCCTAATGAAGCTGTGAAAAAAGTGATTCCTGAAGAGTTGTTTAGGACTAAGAATAAAGATATAACAGCTGAGTACCTAAAAGAGATGATTTATAGAGCTGAAAAGTATATAGAGAACTCTATTAATTATATAAGTTCCATTCCTGTAAGGTGTTGGAGAATAAGGCTTTTTTGTATTTGGCCTGTTATATTTGCAAATAAAACTTTAAAACTTCTTAAGAATGAATTTGATAGATTAATCAGCTCAAATGATGTTATTAAAATAAATAGAAAAGAAGTTAAAAGGTTGATA
- a CDS encoding DUF1858 domain-containing protein: MKKGDLIKKEDRITEVFEVYPHIIQVYLSKGMHCVGCEIQDFETVGESCENHEVGDPDEFVDYLNSVKDSQMETSEDE; encoded by the coding sequence TTGAAAAAGGGTGATTTGATAAAAAAAGAAGATCGTATAACTGAAGTTTTTGAGGTGTATCCACACATTATTCAAGTTTACCTGTCAAAAGGTATGCATTGTGTTGGTTGCGAAATACAAGATTTCGAAACAGTTGGTGAGTCATGCGAAAATCATGAAGTGGGAGATCCTGATGAATTTGTAGATTACCTAAATAGTGTAAAAGATTCTCAAATGGAAACATCAGAAGATGAATAA
- a CDS encoding 16S rRNA (uracil(1498)-N(3))-methyltransferase, which translates to MSIHTVYVDSQYYIGEELTIDDQVEFGHVVKSLRMKTGDLLELTNGKGKRFKCIILQISKRDFTIKVIEEIFKQDLNFEKDLVIAIAMLNKSSKLKLIIEKLTELGVKAIIPYISERTVFPDKSVESLVMSAISALKQCGGDNLPSISNSVSFDDLIKISMKYETKIFANFDGARFSDLSSNTSVLGVIGPEGGFSDSEVSKLEKNGFVKVSLGSRILRAETATIALASKIIID; encoded by the coding sequence ATGTCAATTCATACCGTCTATGTAGACTCTCAATACTATATTGGTGAAGAACTGACGATAGATGATCAGGTTGAATTTGGACATGTTGTAAAAAGTCTAAGAATGAAAACCGGAGATCTGTTAGAACTTACTAACGGTAAGGGAAAAAGATTTAAATGTATTATACTGCAAATTAGCAAAAGAGATTTTACTATAAAGGTTATAGAGGAGATATTCAAACAAGATCTGAATTTTGAAAAGGATCTTGTAATTGCCATAGCCATGCTTAACAAATCATCAAAACTAAAATTGATAATTGAAAAACTAACAGAGTTGGGTGTTAAAGCTATAATCCCCTATATTTCTGAAAGAACAGTTTTCCCTGACAAATCTGTTGAGTCTTTAGTTATGTCAGCAATTTCTGCTTTAAAACAGTGTGGTGGTGACAATTTACCATCTATTTCCAATAGTGTAAGTTTTGATGATCTAATTAAAATTTCTATGAAATATGAGACCAAAATATTTGCTAATTTCGACGGTGCTAGATTCTCAGATTTGTCATCTAATACTTCCGTTCTTGGAGTTATAGGTCCTGAAGGAGGATTTAGTGATTCAGAGGTTTCAAAGCTAGAAAAAAATGGTTTTGTTAAAGTTTCACTTGGAAGCAGAATATTGAGAGCAGAGACTGCAACAATAGCATTAGCTTCAAAAATAATAATTGATTGA